A stretch of the Bdellovibrio sp. 22V genome encodes the following:
- a CDS encoding helix-turn-helix transcriptional regulator: MDNVLPLETFANCIKNLRIGAKKTMGQVARELGITVVYYSEVESGKKPPFPVGKVSLAKLAETLGVEEELLRVTADADREKRNFAKMFDCEPQYIDVAVAFGRRLSNKQLNEQQMRKIRDILNEG, translated from the coding sequence ATGGACAACGTTTTACCGCTAGAGACTTTTGCAAACTGCATAAAGAACTTGAGGATTGGAGCAAAGAAAACAATGGGACAAGTAGCACGTGAACTGGGCATCACGGTCGTTTACTACAGTGAGGTTGAGTCCGGGAAGAAACCACCGTTTCCAGTCGGCAAAGTTAGTTTAGCAAAACTTGCTGAAACACTTGGTGTAGAGGAAGAACTACTCAGAGTAACCGCCGATGCTGACCGAGAGAAAAGAAATTTTGCAAAGATGTTCGACTGTGAACCTCAATACATTGATGTGGCGGTCGCATTTGGACGAAGACTTTCAAACAAACAACTTAACGAACAGCAAATGCGAAAGATTCGCGACATTTTGAATGAGGGGTAA